Proteins encoded together in one Meles meles chromosome 7, mMelMel3.1 paternal haplotype, whole genome shotgun sequence window:
- the PFKM gene encoding ATP-dependent 6-phosphofructokinase, muscle type codes for MTHEEHHAAKTLGIGKAIAVLTSGGDAQGMNAAVRAVVRVGIFTGARVFFVHEGYQGLVDGGDHIREATWESVSMMLQLGGTVIGSARCKDFRDREGRLRAAHNLVKRGITNLCVIGGDGSLTGADTFRSEWSDLLSDLQKAGKITAEEATKSSYLNIVGLVGSIDNDFCGTDMTIGTDSALHRIIEIVDAITTTAQSHQRTFVLEVMGRHCGYLALVTSLSCGADWVFIPECPPDDDWEEHLCRRLSETRTRGSRLNIIIVAEGAIDKNGKPITSEDIKNLVVKRLGYDTRVTVLGHVQRGGTPSAFDRILGSRMGVEAVMALLEGTPDTPACVVSLSGNQAVRLPLMECVQVTKDVTKAMNDRKFDEAMKLRGRSFMNNWEVYKLLAHVRPPVTKSPGSTHTVAVMNVGAPAAGMNAAVRSTVRIGLIQGNRVLVVHDGFEGLAKGQIEEAGWSYVGGWTGQGGSKLGTKRTLPKKSFEQISANITKFNIQGLVIIGGFEAYTGGLELMEGRKQFDELCIPFVVIPATVSNNVPGSDFSVGADTALNTICTTCDRIKQSAAGTKRRVFIIETMGGYCGYLATMAGLAAGADAAYIFEEPFTIRDLQANVEHLVQKMKTTVKRGLVLRNEKCNENYTTDFIFNLYSEEGKGIFDSRKNVLGHMQQGGSPTPFDRNFATKMGAKAMNWMSGKIKESYRNGRIFANTPDSGCVLGMRKRALVFQPVTELKDQTDFEHRIPKEQWWLKLRPILKILAKYEIDLDTSEHAHLEHISRKRSGETSI; via the exons GGTTACCAAGGCCTGGTGGATGGCGGAGATCACATCAGGGAGGCCACCTGGGAGAGTGTTTCGATGATGCTGCAGCTG GGAGGCACAGTCATTGGAAGTGCCCGGTGCAAGGACTTCCGGGACCGAGAGGGGCGACTGCGAGCTGCCCACAACCTGGTGAAGCGTGGGATTACCAATCTGTGTGTCATTGGGGGTGATGGCAGCCTCACTGGGGCTGACACCTTCCGTTCTGAGTGGAGTGACTTACTGAGTGACCTCCAGAAAGCGG GTAAGATCACAGCAGAGGAGGCTACAAAGTCCAGCTACCTGAACATCGTGGGCTTGGTGGGCTCCATTGACAATGACTTCTGCGGCACTGATATGACCATCGGCACCGATTCTGCCCTGCACCGCATCATAGAGATCGTGGATGCCATCACCACTACTGCTCAGAG CCACCAGAGGACGTTTGTGTTAGAAGTGATGGGCCGGCACTGTGG ATACCTGGCCCTTGTCACCTCCCTCTCCTGCGGGGCTGACTGGGTTTTTATTCCTGAGTGTCCGCCAGATGATGACTGGGAGGAACATCTTTGTCGCCGGCTCAGCGAG ACAAGGACCCGTGGTTCTCGTCTCAACATCATCATTGTGGCTGAAGGTGCAATCGACAAGAATGGGAAACCAATCACCTCTGAGGACATCAAGAAT CTGGTGGTAAAGCGTCTGGGATATGACACTCGGGTCACTGTCTTGGGGCATGTGCAGCGGGGTGGGACCCCGTCAGCCTTTGACCGAATCCTG GGCAGCAGGATGGGTGTGGAAGCCGTGATGGCACTTCTGGAGGGGACCCCGGACACCCCAGCCTGTGTGGTGAGCCTCTCTGGTAACCAGGCTGTGCGCCTGCCCCTCATGGAGTGTGTCCAGGTG ACCAAGGATGTGACCAAGGCCATGAACGACAGGAAATTTGACGAAGCCATGAAGCTGAGAGGCCG GAGCTTCATGAACAACTGGGAGGTATACAAACTTCTTGCTCATGTCAGACCCCCAGTCACGAAGTCACCG GGTAGCACGCACACAGTGGCCGTGATGAACGTGGGGGCGCCAGCTGCAGGCATGAATGCTGCTGTGCGCTCCACTGTGAGAATTGGCCTCATCCAAGGCAACCGGGTGCTGGTTGTGCACGATGGCTTCGAGGGCCTGGCCAAGGGTCAG ATCGAGGAAGCTGGCTGGAGCTATGTAGGGGGCTGGACTGGCCAAGGTGGTTCCAAACTTGGGACGAAAAG GACTCTCCCCAAGAAGAGCTTTGAGCAGATCAGTGCCAACATCACGAAATTTAACATTCAGGGCCTTGTCATCATTGGGGGCTTTGAG GCTTACACTGGGGGCCTGGAACTGATGGAGGGCAGGAAGCAGTTTGATGAGCTGTGCATCCCGTTTGTGGTCATCCCCGCTACGGTCTCCAACAATGTCCCTGGCTCCGACTTCAGTGTGGGGGCTGACACAGCCCTGAACACTATCTGCACG ACCTGTGACCGCATCAAGCAGTCAGCAGCAGGCACCAAGCGGCGCGTGTTCATCATTGAGACGATGGGCGGCTACTGCGGCTACCTGGCTACCATGGCCGGCCTGGCAGCTGGGGCTGATGCTGCCTATATTTTTGAGGAACCCTTCACCATTCGGGACCTGCAG GCAAATGTTGAACATCTGGTGCAAAAGATGAAAACCACTGTGAAGAGGGGCTTGGTGTTAAG GAATGAGAAGTGCAACGAGAACTATACCACTGACTTCATTTTCAACCTGTACTCTGAGGAAGGAAAGGGCATCTTTGACAGCAGGAAGAATGTGCTTGGCCACATGCAGCAG GGTGGGAGCCCAACTCCGTTTGACAGGAATTTTGCCACTAAGATGGGTGCCAAGGCTATGAACTGGATGTCTGGGAAAATCAAAGAGAGTTACCGTAACG GGAGGATCTTTGCCAACACGCCAGACTCGGGCTGTGTTCTGGGGATGCGTAAGAGGGCTCTGGTCTTTCAACCAGTGACTGAGCTGAAGGACCAGACGGATTTTGA GCACCGCATCCCCAAGGAACAGTGGTGGCTGAAGCTGAGGCCCATCCTCAAAATCCTAGCCAAGTACGAGATTGACTTGGACACCTCAGAGCACGCCCACCTGGAGCACATCAGTCGGAAGCGGTCTGGAGAAACTTCTATCTAA
- the ASB8 gene encoding ankyrin repeat and SOCS box protein 8 isoform X2 has product MVSDADCVELLLEKGAEVNALDGYNRTALHYAAEKDEACVEVLLEYGANPNALDGNRDTPLHWAAFKNNAECVRALLESGASVNALDYNNDTPLSWAAMKGNLESVSILLDYGAEVRVINLKGQTPISRLVALLVRGLGTEKEDSCFELLHRAVGHFELRKNGSMPREVARDQQLCEKLTVLCSAPGTLKTLSRYAVRRSLGLQYLPDAVKGLPLPASLKEYLLLVE; this is encoded by the exons ATGGTGTCAGATGCTGACTGTGTGGAGTTACTCCTGGAAAAAGGAGCGGAG GTAAATGCCCTGGATGGTTACAACCGAACAGCCCTCCACTATGCAGCTGAGAAAGATGAGGCTTGTGTGGAGGTCCTTTTGGAGTATGGTGCAAACCCCAATGCACTGGATGGCAACCGAGACACCCCACTTCACTGGGCAGCCTTTAAGAACAATGCTGAGTGTGTGCGGGCCCTCCTAGAGAGTGGGGCCTCTGTCAATGCCCTGGATTATAACAATGATACCCCACTCAGCTGGGCCGCCATGAAGGGAAATCTTGAGAGCGTCAGCATCCTTCTTGATTATGGTGCAGAGGTCAGAGTCATCAACCTGAAAGGCCAGACGCCCATCTCCCGCCTGGTGGCTCTGCTAGTCAGGGGACttggaacagagaaagaagactCTTGCTTTGAGCTCCTGCACAGAGCTGTGGGACACTTTGAGTTAAGGAAGAACGGCTCCATGCCACGAGAAGTGGCCAGAGACCAGCAGCTGTGTGAAAAACTGACTGTCCTGTGCTCAGCCCCAGGAACTCTAAAAACACTCTCTCGGTATGCTGTGCGCAGGAGTTTGGGACTCCAGTATCTGCCAGATGCAGTGAAGGGCCTTCCACTGCCAGCTTCTCTGAAGGAATACCTGTTACTTGTGGAATAG